The Heteronotia binoei isolate CCM8104 ecotype False Entrance Well chromosome 6, APGP_CSIRO_Hbin_v1, whole genome shotgun sequence genomic sequence TAAGAAAACCATTTTGTAGCTGTctgcacctcctgcagcagtcattgtatggcagccattttgtggctgtgtccactacactgtgtcagaattccaaaggagccTGCAAGCTCAAAATGACTGGGGACATCTGTTTTACATCTTGATCAGACTTCTGGGTGATGCAGGCATGTCAGTGTTGTTGGAGGCATACTGGTGACGTTGGGGTGATGCtgttttttggacaaaactctatggtttaaagcTAACtctaccctgtgcaagcaccagtcgtttccaactctggggtgactctgctttcacaatgttttcacggcagactttttacggagtggtttgccattgccttccccagtcttttacatcccccccccccagcaagctggatactcattttactgacctcggaaggatgaaaggctgagtcaaccttccgccagaatcgaactcaggttatgagcagagagttctGACCACAGtagtgcagtactgctgctttaccactctgtgccacggggccgctattaattctgccatagagttttgcctaaaatACAGTGttccacccctgacatcacttccagatgatgtagGCACGTCATGTTTGGGGTGGTAACTCTTCCTCACTGGTCAGCTGGCTAGCATTGAGGAACACTGGAAATTGGGGGATCCCTCATGTgctaggggacttggcaaccctaccaacaatGGTTTGCATGATCTTAAAAACACTTAGAATTGGTGAAAGAGGAGACAACATGGTGATTTTGATATTTCCATATTTTTACATAACAGTACTATTATATAATATTAAAACTAAGCTTCTGGCCTAGCTACACTAGAAAGCCTTTGGAAAACAACGGAGTTATAATCTCCTTGAAATAGCTAAGCAGTTTTATTCAAACTGAATTAACTTTCCTCCATAtctcttagtagggttgccaagtcctattcaagaaatatctggtgactttgggggtggagccaggagacttcaggggtggagccaggagcaagggtgtgacaatcataattgaactccaagggagttctggccatcacatttaaagggacagcacaccttttaaaatgcctttcttccataggaaataatgaaggatagaggcaccatcttttggggctcatagaattggaccccctggtccaatcgttttgaaacttgggggctattttggggaaaggcactagatgctatactagaaatttggtgcctctacctcaaaacatagcccccacagagcccccaatacccacagatcaattccccattattccctatgggaattgttctccatagggagtaatagagtgcccagtagacatttccctcccccccacgctttctaaagccgggggagggcctccaaaccagggaatcccctgccccctccctctctctcacacacaaatacttactggggcTTGTTACTGCAGAACTTTACTccatctgaaaacgaaagcaaaacaaagggaggggccgttctccaaagcccttcctgtttcctgctcaggcttaaaggcacatattttaaaaacggacctgcaggagctctaaaacgacATGGTGATTgtgaggggtggggcttcccctgccagccagctggctgggggtggggagaagcctgtaaaagccggggatcccccactgggacctgaggattgggaagcctatctcttAGACTTCCTTTTTAAATATAACCTCCCctcttagagttgccaattctgAGTACAGAAATTCTTGCAGATATGGGGCCGAGCCTTGGGAGGGCAGTGTTTTGGGAGTGTGCTCAGCAGGAATACCATCATCTGGATATCTGCTGTAGTTCCAGGAGAACCCTGGGCCCCACCTGCAGGTTTGCAACTCTATTCCGATTTCTTTAATTTCCTGTCTTTCCAGAGAGATGGGTTGGAAGGAACAACCAGATAGAGACTAAAGTAGGGGTGTGGTTATCAGGCGCAGGAACTTTAACAAAGCCAGCAGAAAGCTCCTCTAAAAATGTTGTCCCCTGATTCTTAATTTTAATAAAGTATTGCTAACTTGTAAAGATTCCTGCATTACTTACCAGAgaaccccatagggttgccaagtccaattcaagaaatatgtggggactttgggggtgaagccagaaaacactgggggtggagccataagcaaagttgtgacaagtacaattgaactccaaagggagttctggccatcacatttaaaggaaccacacaccttccctacattagaaataatgaaggataggggcaccttctttcgagtctcatagaattgaacccccggtccaatctttttgaaacttggagagcattttgaggagagtcataagatgctatgctgaaaagttgatGCTTCTaactaaaaaaacccagcctctcaagagccctagatacccccaGATCTATTCTCCCTTAtaacctatgagaatcaatctccacagggaataatgaagtgcccagcagacatttccctccccccaaccccgtttctgacaactctgaagcaggggattgacATCTCTCCTCATGGGTTCCTGAACTTCAAACTTCATCAAAATAACACAGAGCAAcaaaaggttcaagtttacctttcctatgcaaaggacctctgaaaagattgtgtaaccaacagagggtctgggctgctttcacagccaccgggagcagccatgttcttctgcctactcctccaccccacccacattcaaccttaaagacacagacatgccatcccaagaggaagtctttccaagtggagtctgaagcctccagaggtggaaagggacatggtggctgtggaggcagggcttcccctcaccggccagctgactgggagcaggaaggagcctgggagagcgggagaatcccctgctgggacctggggattggcaaggctaCAACACCACATGGTACCAAGAatatggtacaaatttaaaaagtGGTAGTGAAGTTGGAAAGAGTGTATAAGAATAAAAAAGCAGTAATTTAGAGTCCCAGATATACTGGATTTCTCCAATGATGCTTGGACCAACCAGGTAACACTCAAacactcaatttttttttttttacttgttcaCTGAAACCGGTAGAACTGTGGAGCAACTAGATAAGAGGAAAATAGCCTATTTTTGAACCCTGCAAGGCCCCAAGCTGAAGATTTTTTCCCTAACAACAAATTACAAATCTattgttgtgataaaaaaaaagtttgagaaGCACTGTATGACGAGTAAAAATGAGATTTTTGAACAGTATCATTTTAATAAAACAAATCAAAGAGTGAGTTCAAACATTTCTGAGAGTGGTGGTAACCTAGCTGGATACTACCCATTTAAGATCAttgaaggtgggggtggggggatatgcAGTGGTCCTGAGAAACACCAGATGGTGTTTGGTAAGTTAGAAGGCTATTGTACTTCATTATTGCAACAGTACCCATAAGACCAAATTGTCTGTGAATGAATCTAAAGAGGCCATTTGGGCAGTTTTAGTGCAAAAATATGTTATATATTGGAGGCTTATGTGTCTCAGACTCTGACATATTATATATACACAGAAAAAGAGGCATTAGCCAGTCCTGTTTACATACAATAGAATGACAGCAAGTGGTAACTACAGTGCCTAGAAAACACAAGAAGCTTGTATCCTCAGTTCAAGAACTCTCAGTTCTGAACTTTGTTGCTGGACAACAGCTTTTAGACAGTCCATGCCTCTCTCACACAGATTCCTCATTCTTTCTATATTTTAGCGAGTACTAGATCCAACATAGCAGCTGTCCAGAGAtctttcttccctgttggtggACAACATATCCCATCAGTTTTACAATTGTTTTAGGCAAAAATGGCAGCCTGCCTAGCTCTTATTTGGACCCAGGCTTTCAGTTCTAATATGGAAGTCAGCCAATCATCTTTTCTGAGCACTGTTTGGTACTCCCAAATGCATTGCATCATCCGCTGTACCACTAGAAACTGGTATAAAACAGCTGCCACTTCTATCTGGTTTGCTGCTATAAAATTCAGATCAGCTTTACATCTCTTAGagtctctctcaccccttttgcTCTGGTTCTGCTCTGATTCTTTTGCTAGTGCTTGGAGTCACTTCTTGGATTCCAACATTTTagaattaatttttgttttgacTGAGTTAGGGTTTAGTAGAGTTTAAACACACCAGTTTGAATTACTTGACTGGGAATATCTTAGAACAGAAGCCAGATGAATTTGTCCTCTACTACATTTGCGTTTCACACCCTCGAGGCCTTTGGCTAAAAATAAGTATCTATTCTTACTTTTCTCTCATGCCTCTGTTCCCCCTCCATGGCCTGTTTTAATGCACTACCAGTTTTAGAGCTACTTGATAGGCTTTTCAATACCCCACATGGTCAAAGGCTTTGTCCCTGAAACTTGAAGAACCTTTTTTTTGGCATGCCAATTCTATGGCAGTTTAAAAGCTCTACTGATAACCCCCTTTCTTGTAACGTTTCCTGACTGTTCAGATGATTCTTACTTAATTAATGTCCTATCTATAAGTGAAAGGAtgctggttggatccagcagggctcttcttaagttcttatgaaaTTCCTCACACCATATATTGGCACCAAATATATTTCAACTGCTCTTGAAATCTGAACCATCACCATTCATTCAGTGTTAGGATAAGAAGCAGCCCTGTTGATTTTTCGGTGAATTTTAACCTATGTTTTAAAATACGTACATCTTTTAAATTCAGGAATAATATTATGCGccctttgtattttaattttttatgttGCTCTTCtggaataataattttaaaaagcttttggGTAGGCAAGACTCTAATGCCAAAAAGACTACCAATCCTAGGCACTACCTACCAATCTCTCCTGCTCTTCATTCTTTCCGGATGGCTTACTATGAAATAAGTAATAaagctgaagtggggggagggggggaagaaaccaAAACCTTTACTCTCTTAAAGCTTATACCTCcaaagtcttgttggtctctaaggtgctactagacaaAAATCAGGCCTTAACAGAATCACCTAAATGCCTCGCTGGCTACTGAACCACTTTTACTGAGCTTGCTACAATTTTTTGTGTTTAAGGCAATGGAGAGGTTTTAGGCTTAGGTTCAGTTCCAGTTCATTGGTGTGAAAGGAACCCTCTGAACGGGTTTTTATGTTTGTGTTTTGACTCCCTGGCTGCAAGGTAATCTGTATAACTGCAGTGTTTTAGAACTAGAGGCTAAAATGGAAGCCCATATGATCAtctatatcagaggtggccaaacttgcttaacgtaagagccacatagaataaatgtcagatgtttgagatctgtaagacatgaacaacagatgtttgagagatagaaggaaggcaaatagatgaggagggaaatattgaaagaaagcaactttaaatgcattctccaagctgattcGGCttagagaagtaatttaaagaaacaaatgccttatccaagctggccaacagggtagtgggggctttgagagccacacaatatgtgtgaaagaggcatatgtggctcccaagctgcagtttggctacccctgatctatATTATCCAAGAATTACCAGGGTTTTAAATAGAAAAATCACCTTGTCCTCTTTTACTGGTCAGCTCGTTTTATTTAGAGATGTCCCTTTACTTCCTTCTGCTTCTTGAACGAGACTCCAGTAAGTAGTTGGACAATATGTTTTGTATATGTTTTCCACTAGTGTATTACTTCCAATGGTCATATTCTTCTTTTCATGGTTCATGAAATTCCATAGGTGTAAAGCATATGAGTAATTGAAGTCTGGCATTGAGTCCCACACTTCATAGTATTTCATCCATTGTGAATAGGAGATGGGATAGAAGCGATGGGGGTGCAAGAAGGAAATATTGTGACAACTTTGATCTTCCATATTCTGAAAATCTGTAAGATTGCATAGCCTCTTCAGCATCCTTGTCATTAAATAAGGGCCCTGGTGTCCCCAAATATCTCCATTGTAGTTCTCAACAAAATTCTTCATGCAATCCCAGAGGAACCAGTAATGCTGCTGAAAGCCAAAGATTCCGTTGCTGGAGAACTGGGAAGACTCAGCTGCCAAAAATTTTTCCACTGGGATGGGTTTGATAGAAATGACATCTGTGTCCATATAAATCCCGCCATATTTCCAGACCATTGCAAGCCTGCTTGCATCAGAGCTAACATAGACCCAGTACTTCTCCTTTGTTGTATTGATCTACAGGGTTCAAAACGGACAGAGAATCACAAATAGCCTTCCATTTCTAAGATGAATACTTTACTTTTTGCAAATACTTATAACAGTTTCTCAAATAATAAGCAACCATGTTACTAAATTCTTTGTCCTATGTTTAATGGAATTTATAAACTATGGAAAGTAGAAATTCTGAACCAACTCTCTGAGACTCAGTGTAGATCTAACGTAATATGGAAGTTAGGGGTCAAGGTATGGAATTATGTGCCTCCTGACCCCTCCCATTGCTCACACTTTAGAGGAGAACTATAGAGAGCCAGGCCCTGACCTGTATAGCCCAGGCTACTCCAattttgccagatcttggaagctaagcaggattggata encodes the following:
- the A4GNT gene encoding alpha-1,4-N-acetylglucosaminyltransferase — encoded protein: MLKNIQLYLCIFFVFAFGIFYELSIEPGCFFDCKPISKKFLTQREVMTQGEKIIFLETTDHLQPPPLVLCSVESAARIYLDRPVVFFMKGLDNNNTLVDIKSSYPALSAISALKNIFIFPLKMDILFQDTPLLPWYLQINTTKEKYWVYVSSDASRLAMVWKYGGIYMDTDVISIKPIPVEKFLAAESSQFSSNGIFGFQQHYWFLWDCMKNFVENYNGDIWGHQGPYLMTRMLKRLCNLTDFQNMEDQSCHNISFLHPHRFYPISYSQWMKYYEVWDSMPDFNYSYALHLWNFMNHEKKNMTIGSNTLVENIYKTYCPTTYWSLVQEAEGSKGTSLNKTS